One stretch of Scatophagus argus isolate fScaArg1 chromosome 18, fScaArg1.pri, whole genome shotgun sequence DNA includes these proteins:
- the prmt6 gene encoding protein arginine N-methyltransferase 6: MSHVGKKRKLDKSRQDRLYFDSYSDVTIHEEMIADHVRTNAYRMAILRNSESIRGKVVLDVGAGTGVLSIFCAQAGAEKVYAVEACSIAEQAVKIVKQNNMEDRVEVIRGTVETVDLPEKVEVIVSEWMGYALLHESMLNSVLYARDKWLKPGGVILPGKAELYIAPISDPVVEDRLHFWHSVKDQYGVDMSCMADFATRCIMNSDITVNSVTVEDVLSHPARFAELDLHSVTVEELRSVKGEFRCESFGSAAMNAFCVYFTVTFPCPDKPLVLSTSPFMPETHWKQAVLYLDSPVDVVQDTAVTGEVSMYPSEDSARHICIHVDYTIGEQKRQSKTFSIPDWSSEAQP, from the coding sequence ATGTCTCATGTcgggaagaagagaaaactggACAAAAGCCGGCAGGACAGGCTGTACTTTGACAGCTACTCCGATGTGACCATCCACGAGGAGATGATAGCGGACCACGTCCGAACCAACGCGTACCGGATGGCGATACTGAGGAACAGCGAGTCCATACGGGGGAAGGTTGTTCTGGACGTCGGGGCAGGAACCGGCGTTTTGAGCATTTTCTGTGCCCAGGCCGGCGCGGAGAAAGTCTACGCCGTCGAGGCCTGCTCGATCGCCGAGCAGGCTGTGAAGATCGTGAAACAGAACAATATGGAGGACCGAGTTGAAGTCATCCGGGGCACAGTGGAGACGGTGGACCTCCcggagaaggtggaggtgatCGTGAGCGAGTGGATGGGTTATGCCCTCCTGCACGAGTCCATGCTCAACTCGGTCCTGTACGCCCGGGACAAGTGGCTGAAACCGGGCGGCGTCATCCTCCCGGGCAAAGCCGAGCTGTACATCGCGCCCATCAGCGACCCGGTGGTGGAGGACCGCCTACACTTCTGGCACAGCGTCAAAGACCAGTACGGCGTGGACATGTCCTGCATGGCCGACTTCGCCACGAGGTGCATCATGAACTCCGACATCACCGTGAACTCTGTGACCGTGGAGGACGTGCTGTCCCACCCGGCCCGCTTCGCCGAGCTCGACCTGCACTCCGTCACCGTGGAGGAGCTGCGCTCGGTGAAGGGCGAGTTCCGGTGCGAGTCGTTCGGCTCGGCGGCAATGAACGCTTTCTGTGTTTACTTCACGGTGACTTTCCCGTGCCCGGACAAACCGCTGGTGCTCTCCACGTCCCCGTTCATGCCGGAGACGCACTGGAAGCAGGCGGTGCTGTACCTGGACTCTCCGGTGGACGTGGTCCAAGACACGGCGGTGACCGGAGAGGTCAGCATGTACCCCTCGGAGGACAGCGCCAGACACATCTGTATCCACGTGGACTACACCATAGGAGAGCAGAAAAGACAGTCCAAGACCTTTTCCATCCCTGACTGGAGCAGTGAAGCTCAGCCGTAG